The Deinobacterium chartae genome includes a window with the following:
- a CDS encoding SIS domain-containing protein, whose protein sequence is MTTSQPPVSPLSLPGNAAIEQQVQAAIAAIGARPALTHVFFVACGGSLAIMQPNKYVIDREAQGIRADIYNSNEFIHRNPRGLSENSVVILCSHSGTTPETVEAAAFARSRGALTVSLTHVADSPLAQASEHVVHYEHGPEILPSDSSSALLYRLVFGLLQTREQNPKYAALLRSLQALPAVIARVKEAHREQSIAWGRDYKRETLIYTMASGANYGVAYSFAICLLQEMQWIHSQAIHAGEYFHGPFEITDDDVPFILLLGLDETRPLEERALAFAQKFSQRLLVLDAKTFDLTGFDPEMSGYLTPLVFSPLLRQYVDRLAEERGHPLSVRRYMWKMDY, encoded by the coding sequence ATGACCACGTCGCAGCCCCCCGTCTCCCCCCTCAGCCTTCCCGGAAACGCCGCCATCGAACAGCAGGTTCAGGCGGCCATCGCAGCAATCGGTGCCCGCCCGGCCTTGACCCACGTCTTTTTCGTGGCCTGCGGCGGTTCGCTGGCGATCATGCAGCCCAACAAGTACGTCATCGACCGCGAAGCGCAAGGCATCCGCGCGGACATCTACAACTCCAACGAGTTCATTCACCGCAACCCGCGCGGCCTGAGCGAAAACAGCGTCGTCATCCTGTGCTCGCACTCGGGCACCACCCCCGAGACGGTCGAGGCCGCCGCCTTCGCCCGCAGCCGCGGGGCACTCACCGTCTCGCTCACCCACGTGGCCGACTCTCCGCTGGCGCAGGCCTCCGAGCACGTGGTGCACTACGAGCACGGCCCGGAGATCTTGCCGTCCGACTCTTCCTCGGCGCTCTTGTACCGCCTGGTGTTCGGCCTGCTGCAGACCCGCGAACAGAACCCCAAATACGCCGCGCTGCTGCGCAGCCTGCAAGCGCTGCCCGCCGTGATCGCCCGGGTCAAGGAGGCGCACCGCGAGCAGAGCATCGCCTGGGGCCGCGACTACAAGCGCGAGACCCTGATCTACACCATGGCCAGCGGCGCGAACTACGGCGTGGCCTACTCGTTCGCGATCTGCCTGCTGCAGGAGATGCAGTGGATTCACTCGCAGGCCATCCACGCCGGTGAGTACTTCCACGGCCCCTTCGAGATCACCGATGACGACGTGCCCTTCATCCTGCTGCTGGGCCTCGACGAGACCCGCCCCCTCGAGGAGCGCGCGCTCGCCTTCGCGCAGAAGTTCAGCCAGCGCCTGCTGGTCTTGGACGCCAAGACCTTTGACCTGACCGGTTTTGATCCGGAAATGAGCGGTTACCTGACGCCGCTGGTGTTCTCACCGCTGCTGCGCCAGTACGTGGACCGCCTGGCCGAGGAGCGCGGGCACCCGCTCTCGGTCCGCCGCTACATGTGGAAGATGGACTACTGA
- a CDS encoding carbohydrate ABC transporter permease has product MVGRRPIQALYYALPCLILLIGFIYYPLLANVVYSLHSFSAFSPTQRFVGLDNYRTLLHDPVILRSLLNNTLYAVVSMVFQVGLGLVIAAILEDRLLRRSSVFFRTLFFLPAVISMTVIALLFTFFYNPQYGLLNQFLDLLGLSGLKHAWLGDSKTAMGSVIAVSQWQSVGYIMMLFIVAIQNIPRELYEAAEIDGATRLQRFLFVTLPQVKEMLFVTTVLTLTGAFTVFSEPYILTGGGPGHSSSVLGTYMYQTGFFKDQMGYASAIATLIFAITLLISVLQVKVFRTGKDA; this is encoded by the coding sequence ATGGTCGGAAGACGACCGATCCAGGCGCTGTACTACGCCTTGCCGTGCCTGATCTTGCTGATCGGCTTCATCTACTATCCGCTGCTGGCCAACGTGGTCTACAGCCTGCACAGCTTCTCGGCCTTCTCGCCCACCCAGCGCTTCGTGGGACTGGACAACTACCGGACCCTGCTGCACGACCCGGTCATCTTGCGCTCGCTGCTGAACAACACGCTGTACGCGGTCGTGTCGATGGTCTTTCAAGTCGGCCTGGGGCTCGTCATCGCGGCCATCCTCGAGGACCGTCTGCTGCGGCGCAGCAGCGTGTTTTTCCGGACGCTGTTCTTTCTGCCGGCGGTGATCTCGATGACCGTGATCGCGCTGCTGTTTACCTTTTTTTACAACCCGCAGTACGGGCTGCTCAACCAGTTCCTGGACCTGCTGGGCCTGAGCGGGCTCAAGCACGCCTGGCTGGGAGACTCCAAGACCGCCATGGGATCGGTGATCGCGGTGTCGCAGTGGCAGAGCGTGGGCTACATCATGATGCTGTTCATCGTGGCGATCCAGAACATCCCGCGCGAGCTGTACGAGGCCGCCGAGATCGACGGCGCCACCCGGCTGCAACGGTTCTTGTTCGTGACCCTGCCGCAGGTGAAAGAAATGCTCTTCGTGACCACGGTCTTGACCCTCACCGGGGCCTTTACGGTGTTCAGCGAGCCGTACATCCTGACCGGCGGCGGCCCGGGACACTCGAGCTCGGTGCTGGGAACCTACATGTACCAGACCGGCTTTTTCAAGGACCAGATGGGCTACGCCTCGGCCATCGCCACCCTGATCTTCGCCATCACCCTCCTGATCTCCGTGCTGCAGGTCAAGGTCTTCCGTACCGGAAAGGACGCCTGA
- a CDS encoding 2-dehydropantoate 2-reductase codes for MQVLVFGSGGVGGYFGARLAQAGHRVGFVARGAHLAALRAQGLRVLSPLGELHLERVEASDDPTELPEPELVLVAVKTWQVPEAAAALRGVVREGTAVLPLQNGVEAPEQLMQVLGPDAVLGGLCRIIAYLEAPGVIRHLGVEPSVTFGELDDRRSERVATLEALWTSAGVTCEVPASIVTAMWEKFLLIASWSGVGAVTRAPIGVLRALPETRALLVDCMREVMAVAQARGVALGADTVERTLAFGDAAPPDGTSSMQRDIMEGRPSELEAQTGAVVRLGALAGVPTPVNRVIYAALRPLEARARGHLGF; via the coding sequence GTGCAGGTCCTGGTGTTTGGCAGCGGCGGCGTGGGCGGTTACTTCGGAGCGCGTCTGGCGCAGGCCGGGCACCGCGTGGGTTTCGTGGCGCGCGGCGCTCACCTGGCCGCCCTGCGCGCCCAGGGCCTGCGCGTGCTGAGCCCGCTCGGAGAGCTGCACCTGGAACGGGTGGAGGCCAGCGACGACCCGACCGAGCTGCCCGAACCCGAACTGGTACTGGTAGCGGTCAAGACCTGGCAAGTGCCCGAGGCGGCGGCGGCCCTGCGCGGCGTGGTCCGTGAGGGCACCGCCGTGCTGCCGCTGCAAAACGGGGTAGAAGCGCCCGAACAGCTGATGCAGGTGCTGGGACCGGACGCGGTGCTGGGCGGGCTGTGCCGCATCATCGCCTACCTCGAGGCTCCCGGGGTGATCCGCCACCTGGGCGTAGAGCCCAGCGTGACCTTCGGGGAGCTCGACGACCGCAGAAGCGAGCGGGTCGCGACCCTCGAGGCGCTGTGGACCTCGGCCGGGGTGACCTGCGAGGTGCCTGCCTCCATCGTGACGGCGATGTGGGAGAAGTTCTTGCTGATCGCCTCGTGGAGCGGGGTGGGGGCCGTGACCCGCGCTCCCATCGGGGTGCTGCGCGCGCTGCCCGAGACCCGTGCGCTGCTGGTCGACTGCATGCGCGAGGTGATGGCGGTCGCCCAGGCACGCGGCGTTGCGCTGGGCGCGGACACCGTGGAGCGCACGCTGGCTTTCGGGGACGCGGCGCCGCCGGACGGCACGTCCTCGATGCAGCGCGACATCATGGAAGGCCGCCCCTCCGAGCTCGAGGCCCAGACCGGAGCGGTGGTGCGCCTGGGTGCCCTGGCCGGAGTGCCCACCCCGGTCAACCGCGTGATCTACGCGGCCCTCAGGCCCCTCGAGGCACGCGCGCGGGGACACCTGGGGTTCTGA
- a CDS encoding LysR family transcriptional regulator has translation MSDIPELRDLTVFAAVCRERSFSRAAAALESSQPRVSTRMAALESRLGTPLFVRTSRGVMPTAAAEALLPYALRCLELVAEGWRAAGEAQQVLQLRVNAPDLLATTVFPRLLLGLEERRVQLVPNTGHSAEVIAALLDGLCDLGLILGRSAPAGLEVHPLHFTPNVCVVPPEHPLPEVAAPEQLGELPVIVPLGQDFAELMARLGIRRWSALEPVAAVRAAALETGRAAILPRLAVRNELRHGSLRELRLKSGAAAELGGWPVSAVLPRRKRQSAQARAALEVLSRFDWGGTQRVS, from the coding sequence ATGTCGGATATCCCGGAGCTGCGTGACCTTACGGTCTTCGCGGCGGTGTGCCGCGAGCGCTCGTTCAGCCGGGCTGCGGCGGCCCTGGAGAGTTCGCAGCCGCGCGTGAGTACCCGCATGGCCGCGCTCGAGTCCCGGCTGGGCACACCGCTGTTCGTACGCACCTCGCGCGGCGTCATGCCAACGGCGGCGGCCGAGGCGCTGCTGCCCTACGCGCTGCGCTGCCTCGAGCTGGTAGCCGAGGGCTGGCGCGCAGCGGGCGAGGCACAGCAGGTTCTGCAGTTGCGCGTAAACGCGCCCGACCTGCTGGCGACCACGGTTTTTCCCCGTCTGCTGCTGGGCCTCGAGGAACGCCGGGTTCAGCTCGTGCCCAATACCGGGCACTCGGCGGAGGTGATCGCCGCACTGCTCGACGGCCTGTGCGACCTGGGGCTGATCCTGGGCCGCAGCGCTCCGGCCGGCCTGGAGGTGCACCCGCTGCACTTCACGCCCAACGTCTGCGTCGTGCCGCCGGAGCATCCGCTGCCCGAGGTCGCCGCGCCGGAGCAGCTTGGGGAACTGCCGGTCATCGTGCCGCTGGGGCAGGACTTCGCAGAGCTGATGGCCCGGCTGGGAATTCGCCGCTGGTCGGCTCTCGAACCGGTCGCGGCCGTGCGCGCGGCGGCCCTGGAAACGGGCCGCGCGGCCATCTTGCCGCGTCTGGCCGTACGGAACGAGCTGCGTCACGGCAGCTTGCGCGAGTTGCGCCTGAAGAGCGGGGCCGCTGCCGAACTGGGGGGCTGGCCTGTCTCAGCGGTCCTGCCGCGCCGCAAACGGCAGAGCGCGCAGGCCAGGGCAGCCCTCGAGGTGCTGTCACGCTTCGATTGGGGAGGCACTCAGCGCGTAAGCTGA
- a CDS encoding heavy metal-binding domain-containing protein — translation MIITTTSTLEGRPVRRYLGVVSGEAILGANIVRDFFAGITDVIGGRSGAYERKLEEARQIALREMQEQAQRLGANAIIGVDLDYETVGGNGSMLMVSASGTAVLVD, via the coding sequence ATGATCATCACCACCACTTCTACCCTCGAGGGCCGTCCGGTCCGGCGCTATCTGGGCGTTGTCAGCGGCGAGGCCATCTTGGGTGCCAACATTGTTCGTGACTTCTTTGCCGGGATCACCGACGTGATCGGCGGACGCAGCGGAGCTTACGAGCGCAAGCTCGAGGAGGCCCGTCAGATCGCGCTGCGCGAGATGCAGGAGCAGGCGCAGCGCCTGGGCGCCAACGCCATCATCGGCGTGGACCTCGACTACGAGACGGTCGGCGGCAACGGCTCGATGCTGATGGTGAGTGCCAGCGGCACCGCCGTGCTGGTGGACTGA
- a CDS encoding SDR family NAD(P)-dependent oxidoreductase produces the protein MKAARTLGLTALAMGGLMLASRARAPQFRPLGGKVVVITGASSGIGRATALECAARGARVVLAARHPEGLERVAGEVRALGAEALVVPTDVRERAQVEALADAALEAFGRIDVWFNNAGMAFVADVADSPEDRIEQLLQVQVWGVIYGVQAAVRVMRPQGDGHIINMASIAGRVGFPKMGIYAGSKAFVEVMTQVLRQELMVIDRSGIRVSAVQPTAVRTPFFDKAPNLEEGGQGAYLTGPVLEADQVARAVVDAMERYRAVVLPLRPVAGLQVMYDLAPALTDRVMSLFRPDRRTAGFNARHRGSGQDEAPVPPRVEGTQLTR, from the coding sequence ATGAAGGCAGCGAGAACGCTGGGTCTGACCGCGCTGGCCATGGGTGGGCTGATGCTGGCCAGCCGGGCCCGGGCTCCACAGTTTCGTCCGCTTGGGGGCAAGGTGGTGGTGATCACCGGGGCCTCGAGCGGCATCGGGCGGGCCACCGCCCTCGAGTGTGCCGCGCGCGGGGCCCGGGTGGTGCTGGCCGCGCGGCATCCCGAAGGGCTCGAACGGGTGGCGGGCGAGGTGCGCGCCCTGGGCGCGGAGGCCCTGGTCGTGCCCACCGACGTGCGCGAGCGCGCGCAGGTCGAAGCTCTGGCAGACGCGGCGCTCGAGGCCTTCGGGCGCATCGACGTGTGGTTCAACAACGCCGGAATGGCGTTCGTGGCCGACGTGGCCGACAGCCCCGAAGACCGCATCGAGCAACTGCTGCAGGTGCAGGTGTGGGGCGTGATCTACGGGGTCCAGGCCGCGGTGCGCGTGATGCGGCCTCAGGGCGACGGGCACATCATCAACATGGCCTCGATCGCCGGGCGGGTCGGTTTTCCCAAGATGGGCATCTACGCGGGCAGCAAGGCCTTCGTGGAGGTCATGACCCAGGTGCTGCGCCAGGAACTGATGGTGATCGACCGCAGCGGCATCCGGGTATCGGCGGTGCAGCCCACCGCGGTCCGCACGCCCTTTTTTGACAAGGCCCCCAACCTCGAGGAGGGCGGGCAAGGCGCTTACCTGACCGGACCGGTGCTCGAGGCCGACCAGGTCGCGCGGGCGGTGGTGGACGCCATGGAACGCTACCGCGCGGTGGTTTTGCCGCTGCGCCCGGTCGCGGGTTTGCAGGTGATGTACGACCTGGCACCGGCCCTGACCGACCGGGTGATGAGCCTGTTCCGTCCCGACCGCCGCACGGCGGGCTTCAACGCGCGTCACCGGGGCAGCGGGCAAGACGAGGCTCCTGTCCCACCCCGGGTTGAGGGCACTCAGCTTACGCGCTGA
- a CDS encoding HpcH/HpaI aldolase/citrate lyase family protein translates to MPTLPRRSVLYLPASNARALEKARELEADALIIDLEDAVAPEAKPRAREMATEAIRAGYPGKEVALRVNAADTPWGDADLEAAYRCGPDAIVLPKVETAQEVREVALGIPLWAMIETPRGVLAAHEIAAAPGVAALVMGTSDLVRDLRARPVPGRENLLYALSRVVTCARAHGLEALDGVHLDLEDAEGFERACVQGRDLGFGGKTLIHPRQIETANRVFGVSPEEVAWARRVLEAYRAARAEGKGVAVLDGRLIENLHAAEAERLLELDRVIRERGT, encoded by the coding sequence ATGCCCACCCTGCCCCGCCGCTCGGTCCTGTACCTTCCCGCCTCGAATGCCCGCGCCCTGGAAAAAGCCCGGGAACTCGAAGCCGACGCGCTGATCATCGACCTCGAGGACGCAGTGGCGCCCGAGGCCAAGCCGCGGGCGCGCGAGATGGCCACCGAGGCCATCCGCGCCGGTTACCCGGGCAAGGAGGTGGCCCTGCGCGTCAACGCGGCGGACACCCCCTGGGGAGACGCTGACCTCGAGGCCGCCTACCGCTGCGGGCCGGACGCCATCGTGCTGCCCAAGGTCGAGACCGCCCAGGAGGTGCGCGAGGTCGCCCTCGGCATCCCGCTGTGGGCCATGATCGAAACGCCGCGGGGTGTGCTCGCGGCGCACGAGATCGCCGCCGCCCCGGGCGTGGCCGCCCTGGTGATGGGCACCTCGGACCTGGTGCGCGACCTGCGCGCCCGCCCGGTACCCGGGCGCGAGAACTTGCTGTATGCCCTGTCCCGGGTGGTGACCTGCGCCCGCGCCCACGGTCTCGAGGCCCTCGACGGGGTGCACCTGGACCTCGAGGACGCCGAAGGCTTCGAGCGCGCCTGTGTGCAGGGCCGCGACCTGGGCTTTGGCGGCAAGACCCTGATTCACCCGCGCCAGATCGAGACGGCCAACCGGGTGTTCGGGGTCTCGCCCGAGGAGGTCGCCTGGGCACGCCGCGTCCTCGAGGCTTATCGGGCCGCCCGTGCCGAGGGCAAGGGGGTCGCGGTGCTCGACGGACGGCTGATCGAGAACCTGCACGCCGCCGAAGCCGAGCGCCTCCTCGAGCTGGACCGGGTGATCCGCGAACGCGGCACCTGA
- a CDS encoding NfeD family protein has protein sequence MLYWICLLSGGVTLLLSLLGSRFGSRPGPVDAGGELHLEMPPRDPDDRTLWARLRPALFAVTFFGLGGLIAEFMGLSESGRMIFATISGGSVGITVACLFRYVRRQESGTLEEELVGRSATVLVPPRPGRPGRVRVVVAGQASEVWAEGDSTLEVGTPVIVIGRDRDRVRIKRWEGGSR, from the coding sequence ATGCTCTACTGGATCTGCCTGCTGTCCGGAGGCGTAACGCTGCTGCTTTCCCTGCTCGGCAGCAGGTTCGGGTCGCGTCCCGGACCGGTGGACGCAGGCGGCGAGCTGCACCTCGAGATGCCGCCACGGGATCCGGACGATCGGACGTTGTGGGCCCGTCTGCGCCCGGCGCTGTTCGCCGTGACCTTTTTCGGGCTGGGCGGCCTGATCGCGGAGTTCATGGGCCTCTCCGAGAGCGGTCGCATGATCTTCGCCACGATCTCCGGGGGGTCGGTGGGGATCACGGTGGCCTGTCTGTTCCGCTACGTGCGCCGTCAGGAGAGCGGCACCCTCGAGGAGGAGCTGGTGGGACGCAGCGCCACCGTCTTGGTCCCGCCGCGTCCGGGCCGCCCTGGACGGGTGCGGGTGGTGGTGGCCGGTCAGGCCAGCGAGGTGTGGGCCGAGGGGGACAGCACCCTCGAGGTCGGAACGCCGGTGATCGTGATCGGTCGTGACCGTGATCGGGTGCGCATCAAGCGCTGGGAAGGCGGGTCCAGATGA
- a CDS encoding TVP38/TMEM64 family protein produces MSVRAVFPFRRRWVLVGLTAVAAATLVWLTIPAVPEAVRAAYHWATHFDLEGLRDWALGFGPWTVVVLLGLMILQTLVPVLPMAPVMTLCVIAYGPLWGGLLALGGALLSSSLAYWIARKLGQATVDRWWQGATSERIAGFLERHGFWAVLAARLAPILPAEGISVAAGLLRMSYRKFLLASALGIAPITAALAWAGEEPARLTKFFLVASVLCLVAVVGYLWYERLKALRKAA; encoded by the coding sequence ATGAGCGTGCGCGCCGTGTTTCCTTTTCGTCGCCGCTGGGTCCTGGTCGGCTTGACAGCGGTCGCGGCGGCCACGCTGGTCTGGCTCACCATTCCGGCCGTGCCCGAGGCGGTACGCGCCGCCTACCACTGGGCCACCCACTTTGACCTCGAGGGCCTGCGTGACTGGGCGCTGGGCTTTGGTCCGTGGACCGTGGTGGTCTTGCTGGGCCTGATGATCTTGCAGACCCTGGTCCCGGTGCTGCCGATGGCCCCGGTAATGACCCTGTGCGTGATCGCCTACGGGCCGCTGTGGGGTGGGCTGCTCGCCCTGGGAGGAGCGCTGCTGTCCAGCTCGCTGGCCTACTGGATCGCACGCAAGCTCGGACAGGCCACGGTGGACCGCTGGTGGCAGGGAGCCACGTCCGAGCGCATCGCGGGCTTTCTCGAGCGGCACGGCTTCTGGGCGGTGCTGGCCGCGCGGCTTGCCCCGATCCTGCCCGCCGAGGGCATCAGCGTGGCAGCCGGACTGCTGCGCATGTCCTACCGCAAGTTCTTGCTGGCCTCGGCGCTGGGTATCGCGCCGATCACGGCCGCGCTGGCCTGGGCCGGAGAAGAACCCGCGCGACTGACCAAGTTTTTTCTGGTCGCGTCGGTGCTGTGCCTCGTCGCGGTGGTGGGCTACTTGTGGTACGAACGGCTCAAGGCGCTGCGCAAGGCGGCCTGA
- a CDS encoding carbohydrate ABC transporter permease: MLTAAQPQQTRTRVRHPSLVGVYLLLIVYALLVAYPLLWMLLSSFKSTQDIYQRSWSLPQEWHFENYLTAWNQGISDYFLNSVIVTGSTIALTLLLGSLCAYGLSRFDFRYSNALLLLCIGGMLVSPQVSLVPLFKMMQALHIHDTFLAMILPYVAYRLPMTVLLVRSFFLSIPRELDEAAYIDGCTPLQIFWRIYLPLSRSILLTAAVLTAYYAWNEFLFAIIFIDSDHLKTIPAGLMNFRDALSTNWGVLLAGLVIAALPIIVLFLSMQKYFLSGMTAGSVKG; encoded by the coding sequence ATGCTGACCGCCGCCCAGCCCCAGCAAACCCGCACCCGGGTGCGCCACCCGTCCCTGGTGGGCGTGTACCTGCTGCTGATCGTGTACGCCCTGCTGGTCGCCTACCCGCTGCTGTGGATGCTGCTCAGCTCGTTCAAGAGCACCCAGGACATCTACCAGCGCAGCTGGTCGCTTCCGCAGGAGTGGCACTTTGAGAACTACCTGACCGCCTGGAATCAGGGCATCTCGGACTATTTCCTCAACAGCGTCATCGTCACCGGCAGCACCATCGCCCTCACCCTGCTGCTGGGCTCGCTGTGCGCCTACGGCCTGTCGCGCTTCGACTTTCGCTACAGCAACGCGCTGCTGCTGCTGTGCATCGGCGGAATGCTGGTCTCACCGCAAGTCAGCCTGGTGCCGCTCTTCAAGATGATGCAGGCCCTGCACATCCACGACACCTTCCTCGCCATGATTCTGCCGTACGTCGCCTACCGGCTGCCCATGACCGTCTTGCTGGTGCGCTCGTTCTTTCTCTCGATTCCGCGCGAGCTCGACGAGGCCGCCTACATCGACGGCTGTACGCCGCTGCAGATCTTCTGGCGCATCTATCTGCCGCTCAGCCGCAGCATCTTGCTGACCGCAGCCGTCTTGACCGCTTACTATGCCTGGAACGAGTTTCTGTTTGCCATCATCTTCATCGACAGCGACCACCTCAAGACCATCCCGGCCGGGCTGATGAACTTTCGCGACGCCCTGTCCACCAACTGGGGCGTCCTGCTGGCCGGGCTGGTGATCGCGGCCCTGCCGATCATCGTGCTGTTTTTGTCCATGCAAAAGTACTTCCTCTCCGGCATGACCGCCGGAAGCGTCAAAGGCTGA
- a CDS encoding VOC family protein, whose protein sequence is MDVLETCLYVDDLEAAEAFYVGLLGFELHSRKEGRHLFLRAGNTMLLLFDPQASALPGELPPHAARPGGHVCFALEPRETDLWEARLLVAGLEVTRYRWGERGESLYFHDPAGNLLELAPRAIWGL, encoded by the coding sequence ATGGACGTTCTGGAAACCTGCCTGTACGTGGACGACCTCGAGGCGGCCGAGGCGTTTTACGTCGGCCTGCTGGGCTTCGAGCTGCACAGCCGCAAGGAGGGGCGCCACCTGTTCCTGCGCGCCGGAAATACGATGTTGCTGCTGTTCGATCCGCAGGCCAGCGCGCTGCCCGGCGAGCTGCCTCCGCACGCAGCCCGTCCCGGCGGCCACGTGTGCTTCGCCCTCGAGCCGCGCGAGACCGATCTGTGGGAGGCGCGCCTGCTGGTCGCGGGCCTCGAGGTCACCCGCTACCGCTGGGGAGAGCGCGGCGAGAGCCTGTACTTTCACGATCCGGCGGGCAACCTGCTCGAGCTCGCTCCGCGCGCGATCTGGGGGCTATAG
- a CDS encoding GNAT family N-acetyltransferase: MTATPLPDILTQAASDFLHSWFFSRTFAGCVLDPRWPLAHVRFGSAVYGRLEEYLALTPGPDLLAQLEPARSRPHWLSLLAAEPGLSAALEAAGYRAVADETLMRRETLEKLPEAGGTEVRRVRTAAALEALCRRVDYRMADPARVHEDGYRQYVAWLDGEPAGWARCVVVNGAAVLDRVMTRPQFRRRGVGRALTLRALHEARAAGAERAALVASSAGVPLYRSVGFERVADSRVLRWDLPAQL, from the coding sequence ATGACTGCCACGCCGCTTCCCGACATCCTGACCCAGGCGGCCAGCGATTTCTTGCACAGCTGGTTCTTCTCACGCACTTTCGCGGGATGCGTGCTCGACCCCCGCTGGCCGCTGGCCCACGTCCGCTTCGGCAGCGCTGTGTACGGACGCCTCGAGGAGTACCTGGCCCTGACCCCCGGACCGGACCTGCTCGCGCAGCTGGAGCCAGCCCGCAGCCGTCCGCACTGGCTGTCGCTGCTGGCCGCCGAACCGGGCCTGAGCGCTGCCCTCGAGGCGGCCGGGTACCGCGCGGTGGCCGACGAAACCCTGATGCGCCGCGAGACCCTCGAGAAGCTGCCCGAGGCGGGTGGGACAGAGGTCCGGCGGGTGCGAACGGCCGCCGCGCTCGAGGCGCTGTGTCGCCGCGTGGACTACCGCATGGCGGACCCCGCGCGGGTCCACGAGGACGGCTACCGCCAGTACGTCGCCTGGCTGGACGGAGAGCCGGCGGGCTGGGCGCGCTGTGTGGTCGTGAACGGTGCGGCGGTGCTCGACCGCGTGATGACCCGCCCGCAGTTCCGGCGGCGCGGCGTGGGCCGGGCCCTGACCCTGCGGGCCCTGCACGAGGCCCGCGCGGCCGGAGCGGAACGCGCCGCCCTGGTCGCGAGCAGCGCGGGGGTACCGCTGTACCGCAGCGTCGGCTTCGAGCGCGTGGCAGACTCGCGGGTGCTGCGCTGGGACCTGCCTGCCCAGCTATAG
- a CDS encoding ABC transporter substrate-binding protein, protein MLKVSKLALTALLFLPALSACNQSDKNVEISLFHRWPNEPKKSYFDKIIEQFEQENPGITVKVDKVLNDAYKDKVRVLVGSSNPPDVFFSWSGEFANNLVRSGRVMDLTDMLNEDGTWSGQIVQNQIEPFKLDGKVYGIPWAMHSKSMFYNKDLFEQHGLAVPTTFDELLEVCRALQEKGITPIAFGSQAPWPISHYLGTLNQRIVDPEVIARDYNRATGEFTDPGYVEALARFKELSAYMNPDPNALDHETIRNNFIAGKTAMAYLQSAEIKYLVEGAQFEFDAFNFPAIEGGKGDPSQLTGAPEGFMISKTTKHPQEAMRLLKFLISKSTGEQLTRDTGEMSTIRGAVNADTAPPAIVEAAQQVEQAQGMTMWLDNALDSTIVDAYLRGTQLLIGGEKTPEQVMRDVQQAAQKVRTEAAQ, encoded by the coding sequence ATGCTCAAGGTAAGCAAACTCGCTCTCACGGCACTGCTTTTCCTTCCGGCCCTCTCCGCCTGCAACCAGAGCGACAAGAACGTCGAGATCAGCCTGTTCCACCGCTGGCCCAACGAACCCAAGAAATCCTACTTTGACAAGATCATCGAGCAGTTCGAGCAGGAAAACCCTGGCATCACCGTCAAGGTCGACAAGGTGCTCAACGACGCGTACAAGGACAAAGTCCGCGTGCTGGTCGGCTCGAGCAACCCGCCGGACGTCTTCTTCTCGTGGAGCGGCGAATTCGCCAACAACCTGGTGCGCAGCGGCCGGGTGATGGACCTCACCGACATGCTGAACGAGGACGGCACCTGGTCCGGGCAGATCGTCCAGAACCAGATCGAGCCCTTCAAGCTGGACGGCAAGGTCTACGGCATTCCCTGGGCCATGCACAGCAAGTCGATGTTCTACAACAAAGACCTCTTCGAGCAGCACGGCCTTGCGGTGCCCACCACCTTCGACGAGCTCCTCGAGGTCTGCCGCGCGCTGCAGGAAAAAGGCATCACCCCCATCGCCTTCGGTTCGCAGGCACCCTGGCCGATCAGCCACTACCTGGGCACGCTCAACCAGCGCATCGTGGACCCCGAGGTCATCGCGCGCGACTACAACCGCGCCACCGGCGAGTTCACCGATCCCGGCTACGTGGAGGCCCTCGCGCGCTTCAAAGAGCTGAGTGCCTACATGAACCCGGACCCCAACGCCTTGGACCACGAGACCATCCGCAACAACTTTATTGCGGGCAAGACCGCCATGGCCTACCTGCAGTCGGCCGAGATCAAGTACCTGGTCGAAGGCGCGCAGTTCGAGTTCGACGCGTTCAACTTCCCGGCGATCGAGGGCGGCAAGGGCGACCCGAGCCAGCTCACCGGAGCCCCCGAGGGCTTCATGATCTCCAAGACCACCAAGCACCCTCAAGAAGCCATGCGCCTGCTGAAGTTTTTGATCTCCAAGAGCACCGGCGAGCAACTGACCCGTGACACCGGCGAGATGAGCACGATTCGCGGTGCGGTCAACGCGGACACCGCCCCGCCGGCCATCGTGGAAGCCGCGCAGCAGGTCGAACAGGCCCAGGGCATGACCATGTGGCTCGACAACGCACTGGACAGCACGATCGTCGACGCCTACCTGCGCGGCACCCAACTGCTGATCGGCGGCGAGAAGACCCCCGAGCAGGTCATGCGCGACGTGCAACAGGCCGCCCAGAAGGTGCGCACCGAAGCGGCGCAGTAA